A stretch of the Nicotiana tabacum cultivar K326 chromosome 6, ASM71507v2, whole genome shotgun sequence genome encodes the following:
- the LOC142161648 gene encoding DUF724 domain-containing protein 6-like isoform X1, which yields MIVRFKTRRPGKVGWVDNQSGHVMEESTDCSPAGTAHSIDRDCGKQGDVENVINRELNEEDKDGKLIDPKVKMVEDSVKESTKNLSDHGKLSVREDVEKQVSGSTLHDTVSEQNATNQVELTSANGMSASAGASSTTVQPCVWNSPRQSNEGPDAALSSITTPKPSLALPFQKSSTVWISLESMEIFAKFPQNPHFSPLAEHEEVKREELALQKMLKYAFLGDKISKLTIADLKNSMVINDILTCLKDLEECGFDIMQIKRPLYDLLNSERQIQFQNKFDEIKGRIRDYNLEREEAEQEISKTAMKVKDLEKELMSAKKMIEMKDQVIFVLRSEESAIRDEIRQVQLDFERTAASPFC from the exons ACTCGGAGACCGGGAAAAGTTGGTTGGGTAGATAATCAATCAGGTCATGTCATGGAAGAAAGTACAGATTGTTCACCAGCTGGGACTGCACATTCTATCGATAGGG ACTGCGGTAAACAAGGAGATGTTGAAAATGTTATCAACAGAGAGCTGAACGAAGAAGATAAGGATGGGAAGCTAATTGACCCAAAAGTAAAGATGGTTGAG GATAGCGTCAAAGAAAGTACTAAGAATCTGTCTGATCATGGAAAACTGTCAGTGCGAGAAG ATGTGGAGAAACAAGTATCTGGGAGCACACTCCATGACACAGTTAGCGAACAGAATGCAACAAATCAAGTTGAGTTGACTTCAGCCAACGGGATGAGTGCTTCTGCAG GAGCTTCTTCTACAACAGTCCAACCATGTGTCTGGAACAGTCCTCGGCAATCTAATGAAGGGCCAGATGCTGCACTTAGTTCCATCACAACTCCTAAGCCGAGCCTGGCACTGCCATTTCAGAAAAGTTCCACTGTTTGGATCTCACTTGAATCTATGGAAATATTTGCAAAATTTCCACAAAATCCACACTTCTCACCTTTAGCAGAACATGAGGAGGTGAAACGAGAAGAGCTAGCTTTACAAAAGATGCTAAAGTATGCCTTCCTTGGTGATAAGATATCAAAGTTGACCATTGCTGATCTTAAAAATTCAATGGTCATCAATGACATTCTGACATGTCTCAAGGACTTGGAGGAGTGTGGATTTGATATAATGCAGATTAAACGTCCATTATACGATCTGTTGAACAGCGAGAGGCAAATTCAATTCCAAAACAAGTTTGATGAAATAAAGGGCAGAATCAGAGACTACAAtcttgagagagaagaagctgAACAAGAGATCAGTAAGACTGCTATGAAGGTAAAAGATCTGGAGAAAGAACTTATGTCAGCCAAGAAAATGATAGAGATGAAGGATCAAGTGATCTTTGTATTGAGATCTGAAGAGAGTGCCATTCGTGATGAAATACGTCAAGTTCAACTTGACTTTGAACGGACAGCGGCTTCACCCTTCTGCTGA
- the LOC142161648 gene encoding DUF724 domain-containing protein 6-like isoform X2, which translates to MEESTDCSPAGTAHSIDRDCGKQGDVENVINRELNEEDKDGKLIDPKVKMVEDSVKESTKNLSDHGKLSVREDVEKQVSGSTLHDTVSEQNATNQVELTSANGMSASAGASSTTVQPCVWNSPRQSNEGPDAALSSITTPKPSLALPFQKSSTVWISLESMEIFAKFPQNPHFSPLAEHEEVKREELALQKMLKYAFLGDKISKLTIADLKNSMVINDILTCLKDLEECGFDIMQIKRPLYDLLNSERQIQFQNKFDEIKGRIRDYNLEREEAEQEISKTAMKVKDLEKELMSAKKMIEMKDQVIFVLRSEESAIRDEIRQVQLDFERTAASPFC; encoded by the exons ATGGAAGAAAGTACAGATTGTTCACCAGCTGGGACTGCACATTCTATCGATAGGG ACTGCGGTAAACAAGGAGATGTTGAAAATGTTATCAACAGAGAGCTGAACGAAGAAGATAAGGATGGGAAGCTAATTGACCCAAAAGTAAAGATGGTTGAG GATAGCGTCAAAGAAAGTACTAAGAATCTGTCTGATCATGGAAAACTGTCAGTGCGAGAAG ATGTGGAGAAACAAGTATCTGGGAGCACACTCCATGACACAGTTAGCGAACAGAATGCAACAAATCAAGTTGAGTTGACTTCAGCCAACGGGATGAGTGCTTCTGCAG GAGCTTCTTCTACAACAGTCCAACCATGTGTCTGGAACAGTCCTCGGCAATCTAATGAAGGGCCAGATGCTGCACTTAGTTCCATCACAACTCCTAAGCCGAGCCTGGCACTGCCATTTCAGAAAAGTTCCACTGTTTGGATCTCACTTGAATCTATGGAAATATTTGCAAAATTTCCACAAAATCCACACTTCTCACCTTTAGCAGAACATGAGGAGGTGAAACGAGAAGAGCTAGCTTTACAAAAGATGCTAAAGTATGCCTTCCTTGGTGATAAGATATCAAAGTTGACCATTGCTGATCTTAAAAATTCAATGGTCATCAATGACATTCTGACATGTCTCAAGGACTTGGAGGAGTGTGGATTTGATATAATGCAGATTAAACGTCCATTATACGATCTGTTGAACAGCGAGAGGCAAATTCAATTCCAAAACAAGTTTGATGAAATAAAGGGCAGAATCAGAGACTACAAtcttgagagagaagaagctgAACAAGAGATCAGTAAGACTGCTATGAAGGTAAAAGATCTGGAGAAAGAACTTATGTCAGCCAAGAAAATGATAGAGATGAAGGATCAAGTGATCTTTGTATTGAGATCTGAAGAGAGTGCCATTCGTGATGAAATACGTCAAGTTCAACTTGACTTTGAACGGACAGCGGCTTCACCCTTCTGCTGA